Part of the Gilliamella sp. wkB7 genome is shown below.
GCACCAGGAGGAACAGGCGCGCTACGCATAATGGCTGATTTCTTATCTCGCCGAACCAAAGTCAAACGTATTTGGATAAGTAATCCATCTTGGCCTAATCACCGTAGTGTATTTCAAACCGCTGGTCTTGAAGTACGTGAATACAACTATTACAACCCGCAGACACATAGTCTTGACTTTGATGCCATGATGAGCAGTTTAAGTCAAGTCGCAGCTGGCGAAGCAGTACTATTCCATGGTTGCTGTCATAACCCAACAGGTATCGATCCAACACCAGAACAATGGCAAGCTATTTCTGATTTAGCGTTAAAAAATGGTTGGTTGCCTCTATTTGATTTAGCTTATCAAGGCTTTGGGCAAGGTATTGAAGAGGACGTTTATGGATTAAGATTATTTGCAAATCATCAACCTGAATTGCTTATTGCAAGCTCCTATTCAAAAAACTTTGGGTTATATAACGAGCGTGTAGGGGCATTTACATTAATTGCTGCGAATGCCGAAATTGCCGATCGTGCTTTTAGTCAAGTTAAAACCATTATTCGCGCGAATTATTCTAATCCTCCAGCTCATGGAGCTAAAATTGTCTCTTATATTCTAAATAATGAAGAGTTAAAAGAAGAGTGGATTGATGAATTAACCAACATGCGTCAACGCATTCATCGTATGCGACAATTATTTGTTAAAACGTTACAAGATAAAGGTGCAAATCAAGACTTTAGCTTTATTGCTAAACAAAATGGGATGTTCTCATTTAGTGGCTTAAGTGAAGAGCAAGTTCTAAAGTTACGCAGTGATTATGGCATCTACATTGTTAATTCAGGACGAATCAATGTTGCAGGAATGACTATTGATAATATGTCCAGACTCTGTGAATCAATAGTTGAAGTATTATAAAACTCATTAACAAATTGAATAATAATTCAAAATCTAGAATAAAACTAAGGGAATGATTAAATTTCCTTAGTTATTGCGATTAATAATAAAAATCCTAATCCACTCAAATCAAAATATCCCATTAAATAAAAATAATTTCATTTTTAACTGATGTTGGATAATCCTCTATTTCTTTAATTCTCTATATTTAATTTCCTATTTTTATTCCTTTTAGTTATATCAATATACAAACTGATTATTAGACGCTAATCCATTAATTATTAATAATTGAACAATGAAATATAGGAAATAATTGAGGGCTGTTGTGGCATCACATGTTTTAGATTTTTTAATTTTAGGGAATAACTTTAGCACCAGTGAAATGCGAGCCATTTGGTCAGAACAAAATCGTTTAGAAAAGCAAGTCGATGTGGAAGTCGCCTTGGCAAAGGCCGAAGGTGAATTAGGTGTGATCCCAACTGATGTAGCTGACGAAATTGTAAAAAAAGCAGATGCATCGAAATTATCTTTACAACAAATTTCTGACGAAGCCGCGAAAGCGAAACACTCGTTAATGTCGACGATTAACGCACTACAAAAACAGGTGGGCGAAGCTGGACAATTTATTCATTACGGCGCAACCACTCAAGACATTGTCGATACGGCAACGGTTTTACAATTAAAACAATCTTTCGCTATTGTTGAACGTGATACCAAACTTATTGCTATTGAACTTAAACGATTAGCAAAACAATATCAATATCTGCCTATGGTTGGGCGCACTCACGGTATGCAAGCGCTACCGACTACATTTGGTTTTAAATTAGCAGTTTGGTTAGATGAGTTTGTACGCCATTTACAACGTTTAACTGAAATAAAACAGCGTGTTTTAGTTGGAAACATTAGTGGTGCTGTTTGCACTTATGCTTCAATGGGGAATTTTGGTCCTATGATTGAAGCACGTGCATTATCGAGCCTTGGCCTTAATACCCCAAATATCGGTTGGCAATCAGCTCGCGACCGTTTTTCGGAATATGGCTCTGTCATCGCCTTAATTAGTGGCACACTAGGCAAAATTGGCAACGAGTTTTATAACTTAATGCGTACTGAAATTAATGAAGTCGAAGAGCCGTTTTCGGAAGGAAAAATCGGTTCAACTACCATGCCTCACAAACGTAATCCAGCAGCTTTAGAAGGTTTGGCAAGCTTAACTGCGCCCCTGTTAAAAAGTGTTGCGTTAATCCACGAATCGATGAAAGTTGAACATGAACGCGATGCCATGAGTTGGCGGGCAGAATGGATTGCCTTACCCGAAATTAATTTATACATCTCTGCTCAATTACAGACCGCACTCACTATTCTTAGAGGTTTAAAAGTCAATAGTGATCGCATGTTAGCAAATTTATTAATGCAAAATGGGCTGTTGCTATCTGAAAAAGTCATGTTTGAAATTGGTAAGCGTTTAGGCAAACAAACTGCTCATCATCTGGTGTATAACTGTGCTATGCAAACTTTTGAACAAAACAGAGATTTTAAAGATGTACTGTTAGATGATCCATTATTGAATAAAGAATTTTCTGTAGCAGAACTTGATAGCTGGCTTGAACCAATCAACTATCTTGGCTCAGCACCAGAAAAAGTGCAGCAAGTTATCAATTATGCTGAGCAAAGTGGAGTACTAGCATGAGCTTTCGCTTAATTACAAAGTCCGATATTCCTGCGTATCAGGCTTTATTACACAATGCTTATCAAATGACAACGAATTTGGGAATTCATTTTGCCGCTGCCACAGTAAATGATGAGCAAATTAATCATCATATACAATCCAATGCAGTTTATCTATTTGAAAAAGAAAGTAAATTAGTTTCGACTTTAAGCATTCGTTTTCCATGGGGAAATAATCCAGGACCTTATGGATTACCACATTTAGGTTGGTTTGCAACCGATCCCAAATATAAAGGACAAGGTTATGGCAATCAGTTGTGGGATTGGGTAGAACAACAGATCCTGATTAATCAATTAAAACTACCAGCCGTCACTTTAGGTACAGCACAAAATCACCCTTGGTTGGCACAAATGTATATCAAAAAAGGTTTTAGTCCAATTGGACAAGCCGATCTAACCGAAGACCATACTACTGTTTATTTTGAAAAAATTTTCAATCAAAAATGCTATACCGAATGGAAAAATAGGAGCCATAGACAATGAATAAAATAATAACATTATTATCTGCTGCAATATTAACCGGTTTAGCGTTGGTCGGTTGTGATAACCAATCCAGTAATCAAGCAACCGAGCAAAATATTCTAAAAGTAGGTTCCACAGGGCAAAGTTATCCTAATGGTTATAAACAAAACGATAAATTAGTAGGATTTGATGTTGAGATAACTGAAGCTATCGCCAAAGAGCTCGGTTATAAAGTTGAGTGGGTGATTGCTGAATTTGGCGGTTTAATGGGGCAATTTGATTCAGGACGTTTAGATACCATTGCCAATGCAGTTGCAATTACCCCTGCACGTGAAGCCAAATATGATTTTTCCAATACTTACAGCTTTTATGGCAGTCAAATTGTTACACATAAAGACAATAAAAACATCACCCAACTTTCTGATTTTAAGGGTAAAACCATTGCTGGTGTGCTTGGTTCAAATCATATTAATAATTTAAAAAACGCTTTTCCAAATAATGATATTACAATCAAAACCTATGAAACACGAGATGGTGCTATGTATGATACTGAGTATCAACGTGTTGATGGTTATATCAATTCAAAACCTATCTTACTTGCCGAAATTAAACGCAAAAGCTTACCGTTTAAATTGGTCGGTGATCCTATTACTATTGAACAAGTAGCGTTCCCATTTAGTAAAGATGAAAAAGGCCAAGCATTGCGTGAAAAGTTCAATCAGGCTTTAGAAAAACTTCGCACCAATGGCACATTGAAAAACATTGCAATTAAATATTTTGGTGAAGATATTACCTCATGAATTTTAATGTAACTTATTTTTTTAGTGTGTTCCCGCAGATTTTACCTTATCTGCCAGTCACACTCTTTATTGCTATCGTTTCGATCCTATTTGCTATTGTTTTTGGGTTAGCTATTGCATTATTACGTAATCATAAGATTATCGTGATTGATGCTATGTTCGCGCTATTTATTTCATTATTTCGTGGTATTCCTTCCGTTGTGTTATTGTTTATTATTTACTATGGATTACCGCAAATTTTCCCGATATTGAAGCAGATGGGCGCAACGACAGCGGCGATTATTTGCTTTAGTTTAAAATATTCGGCTTATTTAGCTGAAATCTTTCGTGCTGGTTTAGCATCGGTCGATCACGGGCAAAAAGAAGCAGGCTTAACCTCAGGCCTTAGTACTTTTCAAGTTTATCGTGGCATTATTCTGCCACAAGCAGTGGTTAATGCTTTACCCAACACAGGCAATATGTTTATTTCATTGCTTAAAGATTCATCAGTGGCTTTTTTTGTTGGCGTACAAGAATTATTAGCAGCAGGGAAAATGTTAACGGCCAATTCGTTCCTCTATTTTGAAACTTATTTGGCTGTCGGTATTGTTTATTGGTTTACTGTTGTTATCTATTCGTGGATACAAAAGAAGCTTGAGAACAAGCTCAGTAAACCCTATCACCGTTAAGGAGAAAGGTGATGATTTCTATTTCACATTTGTCTAAACGCTTTGCTGATAATGAAGTGTTAAAGGACATTAATTTAAATATTAAACAAGGCGAAGTGGTAGCCATTATTGGTCCATCGGGTTCAGGTAAATCAACCTTGTTGCGTTGTTTAAATTTACTGGAAAAACCAAATACAGGGACAATCAAAATAGGATCGGTTACCTTAAATAGTGAACAATATCGCAGTAAAGACGAAATAAATTTACGCAAACAATCAGCAATGGTTTTTCAACACTATAATTTATTTAAAAATAAAACTGCATTAGAAAATATTACCTACCCACTAGTTGTTGGACAAAAAATAGGTAAAGACAAAGCCAAACAGCAAGGGCTATCTTTACTCGAGCGAGTTGGTATGTTGCCGTACGCAAATCAATATCCAATCACCTTATCAGGTGGACAGCAACAACGTGTCGCCATAGCTAGAGCACTGGCAGTTAAACCTAAAGTACTATTATTTGATGAACCGACATCGGCACTCGACCCCGAACGAGTCCATGAAGTACTGCAAGTGATGTTACAGCTAGCTAAGGAACATATTACGATGATCATTGTCACGCATGAAATGGAGTTTGCTAAATACGTTGCCGATCGTATCATCTTTATGGCAAATGGTGTCATTGTTGAAGAAGGGCCAGCAAAATCAATTATCGATAATCCACAACATGAACTGACACAACGCTTTTTACGCCAAATTACTGATGAAATAGATTTTGAAATTTAGTTAGCACAAGTAAACCCATTGAACTCATTTAGCATGTATCATTTTACAATGTTAAATAATGTCGTGCTAGAAATTGATTAACGGTTAAACCTGAGGCTAATTCTTTAATATCAGTTAATAAATTCATCGCTTTTTGTTGTTCTTTAATTGCATCCGTTAGTTTTAATAACATCTCTGTTTGGTTGTAAGGATTTTTAGGCGATCCTTTGGGAACATCAATACGTTGTCTAATTTTTTTCCCTGTATCTAACTCAATTTCTATCACAACATAACGACTGTTATAGGCGTCAGCATGGGGCGCAAGATTAATTTGATAACTACGCTGCATTTTTTGCATCAGTGCTTGAATCTGTTCTGGAATAGGATTTGGACTGAATTGCTCAAAATTAAGAGGAAAACCTAATAGAGTTAACGCTAAAATATATTCGGCTGAAAACCGCCCCTGCTCGGCCAATAAAGGATTATTATAGATTAATGCGGCATCGCTGTTTGCTGGCGAAAAAAATAGGGTAATACGGCTAATATGGTGAACATTCAATTGTTGATGTTGATAAAGTAGCTTACCTGCATCAGCAACATACGCAGCAGCAGAACAAAAACAGTAAGTTTTAAACCATAGTCCAGGCTCAACAATTTTCCAAACAGCTCCCCACTTACTTAAATCGAAATTATTGCCCTGTCCAAAAACAGCTAAAAATCCTAATTTATCATCTAAAAAGTCTCTCTCAGCAGTTATTCCAACGCGTAACCATTCAACCGATTGTATCGCATGCTGAGCGGCTAATCCTGCATGTAAAAACTTAATAGGGGTACCCATAACCAAACGCAGACCAGATGCCTGAGTCGCCGCCAATGTCAAAGCTTGCGACAAAAAAGGTTCATTATAA
Proteins encoded:
- a CDS encoding amino acid ABC transporter permease, which produces MNFNVTYFFSVFPQILPYLPVTLFIAIVSILFAIVFGLAIALLRNHKIIVIDAMFALFISLFRGIPSVVLLFIIYYGLPQIFPILKQMGATTAAIICFSLKYSAYLAEIFRAGLASVDHGQKEAGLTSGLSTFQVYRGIILPQAVVNALPNTGNMFISLLKDSSVAFFVGVQELLAAGKMLTANSFLYFETYLAVGIVYWFTVVIYSWIQKKLENKLSKPYHR
- a CDS encoding amino acid ABC transporter substrate-binding protein encodes the protein MNKIITLLSAAILTGLALVGCDNQSSNQATEQNILKVGSTGQSYPNGYKQNDKLVGFDVEITEAIAKELGYKVEWVIAEFGGLMGQFDSGRLDTIANAVAITPAREAKYDFSNTYSFYGSQIVTHKDNKNITQLSDFKGKTIAGVLGSNHINNLKNAFPNNDITIKTYETRDGAMYDTEYQRVDGYINSKPILLAEIKRKSLPFKLVGDPITIEQVAFPFSKDEKGQALREKFNQALEKLRTNGTLKNIAIKYFGEDITS
- a CDS encoding amino acid ABC transporter ATP-binding protein; translation: MISISHLSKRFADNEVLKDINLNIKQGEVVAIIGPSGSGKSTLLRCLNLLEKPNTGTIKIGSVTLNSEQYRSKDEINLRKQSAMVFQHYNLFKNKTALENITYPLVVGQKIGKDKAKQQGLSLLERVGMLPYANQYPITLSGGQQQRVAIARALAVKPKVLLFDEPTSALDPERVHEVLQVMLQLAKEHITMIIVTHEMEFAKYVADRIIFMANGVIVEEGPAKSIIDNPQHELTQRFLRQITDEIDFEI
- the purB gene encoding adenylosuccinate lyase: MASHVLDFLILGNNFSTSEMRAIWSEQNRLEKQVDVEVALAKAEGELGVIPTDVADEIVKKADASKLSLQQISDEAAKAKHSLMSTINALQKQVGEAGQFIHYGATTQDIVDTATVLQLKQSFAIVERDTKLIAIELKRLAKQYQYLPMVGRTHGMQALPTTFGFKLAVWLDEFVRHLQRLTEIKQRVLVGNISGAVCTYASMGNFGPMIEARALSSLGLNTPNIGWQSARDRFSEYGSVIALISGTLGKIGNEFYNLMRTEINEVEEPFSEGKIGSTTMPHKRNPAALEGLASLTAPLLKSVALIHESMKVEHERDAMSWRAEWIALPEINLYISAQLQTALTILRGLKVNSDRMLANLLMQNGLLLSEKVMFEIGKRLGKQTAHHLVYNCAMQTFEQNRDFKDVLLDDPLLNKEFSVAELDSWLEPINYLGSAPEKVQQVINYAEQSGVLA
- a CDS encoding amino acid aminotransferase, coding for MFEYLTAAPADPILGLADLYNKDERTNKINLSVGVYKDETTKTPILESVKKAEQFLLTDETTKSYLPIDGSSTFNEATQTLLFGNKNERARTAQAPGGTGALRIMADFLSRRTKVKRIWISNPSWPNHRSVFQTAGLEVREYNYYNPQTHSLDFDAMMSSLSQVAAGEAVLFHGCCHNPTGIDPTPEQWQAISDLALKNGWLPLFDLAYQGFGQGIEEDVYGLRLFANHQPELLIASSYSKNFGLYNERVGAFTLIAANAEIADRAFSQVKTIIRANYSNPPAHGAKIVSYILNNEELKEEWIDELTNMRQRIHRMRQLFVKTLQDKGANQDFSFIAKQNGMFSFSGLSEEQVLKLRSDYGIYIVNSGRINVAGMTIDNMSRLCESIVEVL
- a CDS encoding MmgE/PrpD family protein, encoding MNLGQQLSFLIANTPIINDPKTIECAINGVIDYFASSLQARHEVDVHRLLNWIDNEGGNAKAWLVGQKKLVTARQAALFNGFQAHCLDYDDVHSDVRGHPSAVILSALFASVQLDKVQYHIDGKRFLTAYVIGIEVMARLGKSVNPKHYERGWHTTLTLGGIAATAAICYLYNEPFLSQALTLAATQASGLRLVMGTPIKFLHAGLAAQHAIQSVEWLRVGITAERDFLDDKLGFLAVFGQGNNFDLSKWGAVWKIVEPGLWFKTYCFCSAAAYVADAGKLLYQHQQLNVHHISRITLFFSPANSDAALIYNNPLLAEQGRFSAEYILALTLLGFPLNFEQFSPNPIPEQIQALMQKMQRSYQINLAPHADAYNSRYVVIEIELDTGKKIRQRIDVPKGSPKNPYNQTEMLLKLTDAIKEQQKAMNLLTDIKELASGLTVNQFLARHYLTL
- a CDS encoding GNAT family N-acetyltransferase, yielding MSFRLITKSDIPAYQALLHNAYQMTTNLGIHFAAATVNDEQINHHIQSNAVYLFEKESKLVSTLSIRFPWGNNPGPYGLPHLGWFATDPKYKGQGYGNQLWDWVEQQILINQLKLPAVTLGTAQNHPWLAQMYIKKGFSPIGQADLTEDHTTVYFEKIFNQKCYTEWKNRSHRQ